A stretch of Polypterus senegalus isolate Bchr_013 chromosome 3, ASM1683550v1, whole genome shotgun sequence DNA encodes these proteins:
- the LOC120526071 gene encoding uncharacterized protein LOC120526071 encodes MDVIISRNYSAEKCNMPLLCPTVTVARAGSYYTFHDNTSTMLGNDKKMKYRDRIWVKRACSVRLFSYAHGENSMAVTENEKGESRSLNETDEPELVCKNGATSVVWNWFGFRPSDTQQNTTNLFHHLKQKHLLEYNKAVKAREEASASTSVVVRPKKLTQQTIGIALNSCTSYDKSKHLFLEYLYGFPRKKRCMQWKMQIGPLYIGKYLLKGLWVCPSSREEVRFHLKGYDD; translated from the exons ATGGATGTTATAATTTCaagaaattattcagcagaaaagtGTAATATGCCTTTATTATGCCCCACTGTGACTGTGGCTAGGGCTGGGTCATATTATACCTTTCACGATAATACCAGTACAATGTTAGGcaatgataagaaaatgaaatatcgcGATAGAATATGGGTAAAACGCGCGTGCTCAGTGCGTTTGTTTTCATACGCACATGGCGAAAATAGCATGGCAGTGACGGAGAATGAGAAGGGCGAAAGCAGATCGTTGAATGAAACAGATGAACCAGAATTGgtttgtaaaaatggtgcaacTTCAGTGGTGTGGAACTGGTTTGGTTTTCGCCCGTCAGATACCCAACAAA ACACCACAAACCTATTTCATCATTTGAAGCAGAAGCACTTGTTGGAGTACAACAAAGCTGTTAAAGCACGTGAAGAGGCGTCCGCTTCAACTAGCGTGGTGGTGAGACCAAAGAAGCTGACTCAACAAACAATCGGCATAGCTTTAAATAGCTGCACGTCTTATGACAAAAGTAAACACCTGTTCCTAGAGTATTTATATGGGTTTCCTAGGAAAAAGAGATGTATGCAATGGAAAATGCAGATTGGACCATTGTACATAGGCAAATATCTGCTCAAGGGTTTATGGGTTTGTCCTTCAAGTAGGGAAGAGGTCAGGTTTCACTTAAAAGGTTATGATGACTAG